The DNA segment AGCAACGGGGAACAGCATGTCCATCAACCAGCCTTTCAGCGCCCGCCGACTTGACGAGTGTCCAGAGGAGAACGGCTTTCGACTGCGTGGTGCGGAGATGACCCGCATCGAGGTGTTCGTCGATGCGGCGTTTGCCTTCGCCCTTACCATGCTGGTCATTGCCGGCGATTCGGTGCCGGAAGATTTCGGCGACATGCTGGCAGCATTGACCCAGGTGCCGACGTTCGCCGCGACGTTCATGATCCTGATGATGTTCTGGGGCGCGCACCGCCGCTGGTCGAGACGTTTCGGACTCGAGGATGCCACGGTGGTCTGGCTGTCCGGATTCTTTGTCTTCGTGATGCTGGTCTGGGTTTATCCCTTGCGCATGGTATTCGCCGGCATGTTTCACTGGATAAGCGCCGGCTGGTTGCCGTCGCCGGTGACGCTGGACAGTTACCTGGAGTTGCGCTTGCTGTTCGTCTTCTATGGAGCCGGGTTCTTCAGCCTGTCACTGGTGGTGCTCGGCCTGAATGCCCATGCGATTCGACTCAGGGACGCACTGGGCCTGAATGCGGTGGAAGCATTCGACACCAGGGCCGAGATGGCGAGCTGGATCCTGCCAGCTGGCGTCTCGCTCCTGTCGGTGCTGCTTGCGGTGACCTTGCCGGCGTCATTGCTTTACCTGGCCGGCGTCGTCTATTTCCTGCTGGCGATATTGGGTCCGGTGGTCGGTATCAGGCAGGCTCGGCTGCGCCAGGACCTGCTCGAGGCCGGACACGCTGACCTTGGCTAACTCCCTGTTTTATCGCGTTTTATTGCCCTAACGCCTCCCTGGTGTGGTGAAAATCCCCGCAGCTGACTGGATTCCTTGGGGACACCGTCCTAAATTAGATATTATGTGAAAAGGAAAAAATCGGTCCGCAGCCGATGCTTGCGTGAGGAACGAAAAATGAATGCAGCAATCTCGATGGCGCCGGAGCACCAGGAAATCAAATCACGACTGGTCAAGTTGTGCCTGTCCATCTTGCGACCCCTGGTGAAAATCCTGCTTCGCCATGGCATGTCCGCCCAGGAATTCACTGAAATTACCCGCTGGATGTTTGTCGATGTGGCGATGAACGAGAAGGAATTCGCCTTGAAATCGCGGTCCAAGACATTCAAGTCCCGTGTCGCGGTGATCACTGGCCTGTCGCGCAAGGAAGTGCTGCGTCTGTCGAGCGCCCCGAGTCCCGATGAACAGGATCAGTTGCCGAGTTTCAATCGTGCCGCGCGCGTGATGACCGGCTGGACGGAGAACCCGCAGTTCTGTGACAGCAAGGATCACCCGAAGGTGCTGCCGATCAAGAACGGATCGGAATCCTTCCATCACCTGGTGCGACTCTACAGTGGTGACGTGCCACCAAGGGCAGTACTGGATGAACTGCGTCGATGCGGGGCAGTGGAAATTGTCGATGGCGATTCGGTGAGGCTGAAGAAGTTCGCCTTCTTCCCGGTCAATGGCTCCAGTGAAGAGCTGGATATCGTGGCAATGTCGGCCAGTGACCTGATTCGAACAATGGAATACAACACTCGCCACGGCTTGTCGGATGAAGAAAAACTGCCACAGCGGGCACTGTTCACCCGCACGCTGCCCTGCGACAAGCTGCCCGAGGTTCGCGAGTATGTCCGCAAGGAGATCGATGCGTTTGCTCGCAAGGTGCATCACTACCTGACCGAGGTGGAAGACAAGCCACGGAAGAGCGGGGTGACCTACTGCCGGGCAGGAATTGGCCTGTACGCCTTCGAATCCAGCTGAGCAAGAGCTTGCTGCGAACCCCAAGGGGGAGCCTAAGTGCTCCCCTTTTTCTTTTTCAGCCAATGCGAAATTGACTACCCGCCTGCACCTCCTAGACTTAAATCGGGAGCTAAATCCCAGTATTCTTTGTGAGAGGTGTCCTATGAAAAATTTACTTCAGGCTCTGATGATGGTTTCCATGCTGGCTTTTTCCCTGTCGAGCCAGGCAGGCACGCCGGCGCCGCCGGATGACGTCGGCACGGGCAAGGGCGGCAATCTGACCAGCACTTCCGATAGCCAGTCCGTGGGTCCGGATGGCGATGACATTGATCCGGACGACGTCGGCACGGGCAAGAATGGCAACCTGACTGGCAGTCTGCTCGACTGGTTCTTCTGAGCTTCTGCGCAGCGTGAAACGACAAGGGCAGGCCGCAAGGCCTGCCCTTTCTTGTCTGCCGGGTATCGGTCAGCGCGGCTGCCGAGGTGTCAGGCGAGCCCGAGCTTGCGCAGCAGGGAGGCCGCGCCACGGTCTGTTTGATTCTGCTGCAGGGCGGCCGATGCGGCGGCGGGATCGAGTGGCTTGTGGAAAAGGAAGCCCTGGCCCTGGCGGATACCCATGCGGCGCAAGTAGTGATACTGGCGGTAGTTTTCGATGCCTTCTGCTATCAGCTCGATATCGAGTGCACGGGCCAGTTGCACGATGCTGCGAATAATCCGGCGCGCGCGACGCGAATCGTCGAGTATGAAGGAGCGATCGATCTTCAGCTTGTCGACCGAGTACTGGTTGAGATGGGCAAATGACGAATAGCCGGTACCGAAGTCATCCAGGAACAATTCGACACCCAGTTGCTTGATGGCATGCAGCCGTTCGATGGCCAGTTCGGGGTTGTCCATGAAGATGGTTTCGGTCAGTTCGATATGCAGGGTGCCGGGCTGGATGGCAGCCGTCCGCAGGGACTTGCGCAGGCGCTCGACAAGCTTCGGGTGGTGGAATTGTCGATGCGCGAGATTGACGCTGACAAACAGGTCGCGTCGATCCAGTTCGAACTGCCAGCTTGTCAGTTGGGCCAGTGCCGTATCCAGCACCCACCAGCCCAGCGGCACGATCTGGCCGGTCTCTTCCGCAACGGCAAGGAACTCGCCAGGCAGGAGCTCGCCCAGTGTCGGGTGATCCCAGCGCAGCAGGGCTTCGAAGCCGGCGATCCGGCGGGTCTTCATGTCGATGATTGGCTGGTAGCGCAGCTTGAATTCCTTGCGCTCGAGGCCCAGGCGGAGGTCAGTCTCCAGGCGCAATCGCAGTCGCGCCGTCTCGTGCATGCGCTTGTCGAACACGGCAATGCCGGATTGGCCCCGGGCCTTGGCGGTGTACATGGCCGTGTCGGCATCCCGCAGGATGGCTTCGGCTTCCGTGTACTGGCGGTCGCTCATCACGATGCCGATGCTTGCGTTGGTGAAGACCTCGGTATCGAGCACTCGCAGTGGCTCCGCCAGGCTTTCGCGCAGTCGCCGGGCGATTTCCTCCGCCGACGACGGCGAGGCGACGTTTTCCAGCAAGATCGTGAATTCGTCGCCACCGTGGCGGCTTACCGTGTCCCAGGGGTTGAGGCAGCCGCGAATGCGACTGGCAATCTCGATCAGAACGGCGTCACCGGCCGCATGTCCCAGTGAATCGTTGATGACCTTGAAGCCATCGAGATCCAGGAACAGCACGGCGTAGCTGTTGGCCAGGCCATCCTGGCCCGACATGGTTCGCGACAGGCGTTGCAGGAAGTGGCTGCGATTTGGAAGCCCGGTCAGCGGATCGTGGGCGGCATTATGGCGCAGCTGGCGTTCGATTCGCTTGAATTCGGTAATGTCCGTGACGGTGCCCGTGCTGACAAGGTTGCCATCCTGTTCCAGCGTACTGATGGTGATGATCACGGCCACACGATCATGGCCGTTGGCGTGCAGCATGGTGGTTTCGAACACGCTGGCCGCTTCTTCGCCGCACTCCCGTGCGCGATAGCGGGCTTCTGCTTCGATCAGCGACTCTGGCGCATAGACATCCTTGAAATGCACACCGAGCAGTTCGCCGGGGCCATACCCCAGCATCTGTTCGAACGCGGCGTTGGCAAAGGTATAGACGCCTTTCTCGTTGACGAACACGCCGGCCCGACAATTGTCGACCAGCGCCCGGTATTGCGCTTCAGAGCGCGACAAGGCGGCCTGTGCTGCCTTTTCCTCGGTAATGTCCTGCAGCGTTCCCTCGAAAAAGCACAATTCGCCGTCGACGGTGCGCACCGAGCGGCCGAACTCGCGAACCCAGATGACATCTCCGCCCCGGTGTCGCAGCCGGAATTCGTTCGGCTTGTGAACACTGTCATCATCGAGGCGGCCGAGCAGGTTGTGGCGGTCTGCCCGGTCGACGTACAACTCGCTGATGTCGACCACTTCGGTCAGCAGGTCGGTGACGGACGGATAGCCGAGCAGCTCCGCCAACGCCAGGTTCACGTCAATGAAACGGCCGTCGTCGGTGCTGCGATACATGCCGATGGTGGACCGGTCGAAGAATTCGCGGAAATGAGCATCGGCAGCCGCGCCGCGCAAGGGGCGCAGGTCGACGATGGCGCCCCGCAGGTGCTCGAGCTTGTCGGCTTCGCCATGTCCACGGGCATAAATGGCCACTTGCATCAGGCTGCCATCCCGGTGCCTCAGCTCGGTTTCCCGCCGACACACCTCCCCACGCTGCCGGATTTCGGCCAGCAGGGCTTCGCGTTGTTCCGGATTGGCATACAGCTGAGTGCCAACGTCACGAATCTCGGCCATCATTTCGGCCGGTTCCGAGTACCCCAGCAAGTTTGCGAGCCGCGGGTGGACGTGGACAAATTCACCTGACACGGTGGTCTGGTACATGTGGTTTGCGTTCCCCTGAGACAAACCAAAGGCCCGGATATTCCGGCCCTGAAGGACTCAAGTCAAGCATCCCGGCCGGGCCGGGCGACAGGCATTCGCAGGTCGAGCAGCCAGCCGCTATGATTGAGTCAGGAAACGATCAATCAGGATATCCCGTGAGCGAGGCACAGGAAGAACAAGCGCGCACCAAGATTCTGCTGGCGGACGACTCCAAGGTCATCAGGACATCCGCCGCCAAGATTCTTGGCGATGACTACGAGCTGCTGCTGGCAGTGGACGGTCAGGATGCGCTTGACCAGCTGGAGCAGAACAAGGATGTGGCTGCCGTATTCACCGATATCGGCATGCCGTACCTCGATGGCATGGAGCTGCTTGCGAAGATACGTGACCACGCCGACGAGGTGATCAAGGGCGTTCCGGTCATCGTCGTCACTGCCGACGAAACCGATGAAGCCCGTGAAGATGCCCTGGCGCGCGGTGCGACAGACTTCATTACCAAGCCGTTCAATCGTGTCGACATGCTGGCGCGGGCCCGTTCACATGCCAATGCCCAGCGCGAGAGACGCGAGCTCGAGGCGCATACAACCATCGACCGCCTGACAGGCCTGGGCAACGAACAGCATTTTCTCAATGCCCTCAAGGATGCCCGGTCCTTCAGCCAGCGCCATGGCCAGCCACTGGCCGTCCTGCGGCTGCAGATCGATGACTTCAAGTCGGTCGTCCAGGAAATCGGCAAGGAAAAGCTGCCACGTCGCATGCGTGAGGTGGGGAGCCTGATAAAGGCCTGTATCCGGAACGAAGATACGGCGGCACGTATCGACAACATTCACTTCGGCATCATCACACCGGTCTGTGATGCCGAGGGTGCTCGCAAGCTGGCCGCTCGAATCGAGAAGGCCATGAAGGTTGGCGCTGACAAGGCCAAGTGGTCCAAGCCCATGACCATCAGCCTGGCAATCAGCGTGCCTTCGCTGTTTCCGGAAGCCGATCTCGACGACGTTCTTGAAGACATGAAGGCCGGCGCAACGGCAGCTGCTGGCAAAGGGGCTGGCAGTGTTGTCCTGACGCCAAAGACCGAGTCGCTGGCGGGCGAGCGCAAGGCGGGTGTGCGCCTCGACCCGACCGCCGCACTGCGCATGCTGGCGAACGGACGCGAGGAGGAAGTGAAGGAGCAGCTGGCCGAAATCATCGATCAGCTGCAGCCGTTGATCACGCTGGCGAAGAAAGCGGTTCCCGACGCGTTGAAGAAGGCTCTCTCCAAGTAGACAGGGCTCTCATTCCACTCAGCCCTCGTAAGGAACCGTCTCCGCAGCCGTATTGCTGTCGCTCGCGGGCTGAATCGCCTGGGTATCGCTGTGTCCCGCCTCCTGGCACTTGTAGATCAGGAACTTCTGCTCGCCATTTTCCAGTTTCGATGCCCGGACAATGGTATCGCCACCTCTCTCGACGGCATGGTTCTTGGCCAGCGAGGCCAGGTCTTCCTGGACTTCGTCCTCATGACGCTCAAGAAAACCGACCTTGTCCAGGGCCGAGACAGTAACCCCCCCGATCTCCGCGCAGCTGCCAACGAGATTTGCCGGTACCAGGTCGACCGTTTCGGCACCTGCCACAGGTTTGACCCAGCGACAGGCGGAAGCCGTCATCAATGCGGTAAGCAGGGCCAGAATCGATACGCTTGCACGCAGGGTCGTGTGCATGGAGTGCCTCCTTGGAATTGCTGAAAATACAGGCTTTTGGAACGACTTCATTCTAAATCAGGCAGGATGGCGAAACTGTGAACTTTATCCGGGCGGTGGCGGTCCCGGCAGGGGGTTCTACACTAGGAGAATGAGATTGCACGAACGCATCCGCGAAGCGCGAGAGCAGGCAGGCCTGTCCCAGACAGAGCTTTCGCGCCTGCTCGGCGTCACTCGCAGCGCCTGCAGCCAGTGGGAATCAGCCAATGGTACCGCGCCACGGCGCGAACGCCTGCTCGAGCTGGCCTCGCTGCTGGACGTCAATTTCACCTGGTTGATGACCGGAAACGGCAATGATGCCGGTGATGGCGAGCTGGCGCCGCTGACTTCCCTGACACCCGACCAGGTCGAATTGCTGCAGTATTACCGGCAGCTCAGCCCGCGCCGCCGACTCGCCTTGCTGGCTTTCCTCAGGGGGTTCGCCATCAAGGACGAACACCCGCCGCTCTGAACGATCCCCGTTGTTGTCGCTTGCCGTGGCGTTGCCCTCGAGTGCTATTATCGGCGGCCCGAGCCAGCGCCAGATGGTGCTGCGACAGAGCAATACCGGAGATCCAGGATCATGATCAACAAGTCCCTTGTCGCCCTGTCGGCCGTCCTGATGCTGACAGGCTGTTCCCAGGACAATGCCGCCGAAGATGCCTCCGCCGCGAAGGCTCCTGCGACCGTTGCGACCGTTGCGACCGAATCCGGCATCGACCTGACGGGCATGGACCCGGCGGTTCGTGCCCAGGACGACTTCTACCGTTACGTGAACGGAGAATGGCTGGAACGCACAAGCATTCCGGCCGACAAGTCGAACTACGGCATGTTCACGAGGCTGGCGGATGAGGCCGAGGAGAACCTGCGCCGTATCATCGAAGAGGCGGCAGCCGCGGATGCCGCCGCCGGCACGGATACGCAGAAGGTGGGCGATTTCTATCGCAGTTTCATGGATGAGGCGCGCATCGAAGCGCTGGGCATGGCGCCGATCGAACCCATGCTGGAAGAGATCGCGGCGATCGATTCGTACCGGGGCGTGATGGAGCGCCTGGCCTGGAATGCGGTTCACGGTGTCGAGACGCCCGTGTCGCCGTACATCAACCCGGATTCGAAGAATTCCACCGAGTACATCATCTACCTCTGGCAGTCCGGCCTGGGCTTGCCGGATCGGGACTATTACCTCTCCAGCGAGCAGAAATTTGCCGACCTGCGGGCTGCGTATCGCGACCACATCGTGGAAACGCTCGCGCTGACCGGTCATGCCGAACCCGGGGTGGCGGCGGATGCGATCATGGCCATCGAGACGAAGCTCGCCGAGGCCCAGTGGACTCGCGTCGACAACCGTGACGACAACAAGACCTACAACAAGTACGCGGTGGCTGACCTCGAGGCGGCGATGGCGGGTTTTGACTGGCAGGGTTACCTTGCTGCCGGTGGCGTCGGGGGTGTCGACAGTGTCGTCGTTTCGCAGCCCAGTTTCTTCGAAAGCTTCGCCGGCGACTTCGAGGCGGTGCCGCTGGCTGACTGGAAGGCCTACCTGGCCTTTCATACCGTGCGACGCTTTGCTCCATTGCTGTCGAGCGCATTCGTCGAATCGAATTTCGAATTTTTCCGCAAGACCCTGCGCGGCATCGAACAGGACCGGCCCCGCTGGAAGCGGGCCGTGTCAGCTGTCGAGACGTCCCTGGGCGAAGTGGTCGGCAAGCTCTACGTAGAGCGCCATTTCAAGCCCGAGGCCAAGCAGCGCATGGAAACGCTGGTCGACAACCTGGTTCGGGCCTTCGAGGTCGGTATCGACGGGCTCGACTGGATGTCACCGGAAACCAAGCAGCAGGCGCACGAAAAACTCTCCAAGTTCACGGTCAAGATCGGTTACCCGGACGAGTGGAAGGATTATTCGGCGCTCGAGGTGTCGGCTGATGACCTGGTCGGCAATGTCCTGCGCTCGAGTCGCCTGGAACACGAACGTGCGATTGCCAAGCTGGGCGGTCCGATCGACCGTGACGAATGGTTCA comes from the Gammaproteobacteria bacterium genome and includes:
- a CDS encoding response regulator, with product MSEAQEEQARTKILLADDSKVIRTSAAKILGDDYELLLAVDGQDALDQLEQNKDVAAVFTDIGMPYLDGMELLAKIRDHADEVIKGVPVIVVTADETDEAREDALARGATDFITKPFNRVDMLARARSHANAQRERRELEAHTTIDRLTGLGNEQHFLNALKDARSFSQRHGQPLAVLRLQIDDFKSVVQEIGKEKLPRRMREVGSLIKACIRNEDTAARIDNIHFGIITPVCDAEGARKLAARIEKAMKVGADKAKWSKPMTISLAISVPSLFPEADLDDVLEDMKAGATAAAGKGAGSVVLTPKTESLAGERKAGVRLDPTAALRMLANGREEEVKEQLAEIIDQLQPLITLAKKAVPDALKKALSK
- a CDS encoding TMEM175 family protein — protein: ATGNSMSINQPFSARRLDECPEENGFRLRGAEMTRIEVFVDAAFAFALTMLVIAGDSVPEDFGDMLAALTQVPTFAATFMILMMFWGAHRRWSRRFGLEDATVVWLSGFFVFVMLVWVYPLRMVFAGMFHWISAGWLPSPVTLDSYLELRLLFVFYGAGFFSLSLVVLGLNAHAIRLRDALGLNAVEAFDTRAEMASWILPAGVSLLSVLLAVTLPASLLYLAGVVYFLLAILGPVVGIRQARLRQDLLEAGHADLG
- a CDS encoding DUF6502 family protein: MNAAISMAPEHQEIKSRLVKLCLSILRPLVKILLRHGMSAQEFTEITRWMFVDVAMNEKEFALKSRSKTFKSRVAVITGLSRKEVLRLSSAPSPDEQDQLPSFNRAARVMTGWTENPQFCDSKDHPKVLPIKNGSESFHHLVRLYSGDVPPRAVLDELRRCGAVEIVDGDSVRLKKFAFFPVNGSSEELDIVAMSASDLIRTMEYNTRHGLSDEEKLPQRALFTRTLPCDKLPEVREYVRKEIDAFARKVHHYLTEVEDKPRKSGVTYCRAGIGLYAFESS
- a CDS encoding M13-type metalloendopeptidase, yielding MINKSLVALSAVLMLTGCSQDNAAEDASAAKAPATVATVATESGIDLTGMDPAVRAQDDFYRYVNGEWLERTSIPADKSNYGMFTRLADEAEENLRRIIEEAAAADAAAGTDTQKVGDFYRSFMDEARIEALGMAPIEPMLEEIAAIDSYRGVMERLAWNAVHGVETPVSPYINPDSKNSTEYIIYLWQSGLGLPDRDYYLSSEQKFADLRAAYRDHIVETLALTGHAEPGVAADAIMAIETKLAEAQWTRVDNRDDNKTYNKYAVADLEAAMAGFDWQGYLAAGGVGGVDSVVVSQPSFFESFAGDFEAVPLADWKAYLAFHTVRRFAPLLSSAFVESNFEFFRKTLRGIEQDRPRWKRAVSAVETSLGEVVGKLYVERHFKPEAKQRMETLVDNLVRAFEVGIDGLDWMSPETKQQAHEKLSKFTVKIGYPDEWKDYSALEVSADDLVGNVLRSSRLEHERAIAKLGGPIDRDEWFMTPQTVNAYYNPNMNEIVFPAAILQPPFFNMDADDAVNYGAIGAVIGHEISHGFDDSGADYDGDGNLRNWWSEDDLEEFNARGAALAAQFDRFEPLEGMHVNGKLTLGENIGDLSGLTVAYNAYRLSLGDQSAPVIDGFTGPQRFFMGWAQIWRRKYREQELLNRLKTDPHSPSEYRVNGVVPNMPEFYQAFGVKPGDDMYLPPEDRVKLW
- a CDS encoding helix-turn-helix domain-containing protein translates to MHERIREAREQAGLSQTELSRLLGVTRSACSQWESANGTAPRRERLLELASLLDVNFTWLMTGNGNDAGDGELAPLTSLTPDQVELLQYYRQLSPRRRLALLAFLRGFAIKDEHPPL
- a CDS encoding EAL domain-containing protein translates to MYQTTVSGEFVHVHPRLANLLGYSEPAEMMAEIRDVGTQLYANPEQREALLAEIRQRGEVCRRETELRHRDGSLMQVAIYARGHGEADKLEHLRGAIVDLRPLRGAAADAHFREFFDRSTIGMYRSTDDGRFIDVNLALAELLGYPSVTDLLTEVVDISELYVDRADRHNLLGRLDDDSVHKPNEFRLRHRGGDVIWVREFGRSVRTVDGELCFFEGTLQDITEEKAAQAALSRSEAQYRALVDNCRAGVFVNEKGVYTFANAAFEQMLGYGPGELLGVHFKDVYAPESLIEAEARYRARECGEEAASVFETTMLHANGHDRVAVIITISTLEQDGNLVSTGTVTDITEFKRIERQLRHNAAHDPLTGLPNRSHFLQRLSRTMSGQDGLANSYAVLFLDLDGFKVINDSLGHAAGDAVLIEIASRIRGCLNPWDTVSRHGGDEFTILLENVASPSSAEEIARRLRESLAEPLRVLDTEVFTNASIGIVMSDRQYTEAEAILRDADTAMYTAKARGQSGIAVFDKRMHETARLRLRLETDLRLGLERKEFKLRYQPIIDMKTRRIAGFEALLRWDHPTLGELLPGEFLAVAEETGQIVPLGWWVLDTALAQLTSWQFELDRRDLFVSVNLAHRQFHHPKLVERLRKSLRTAAIQPGTLHIELTETIFMDNPELAIERLHAIKQLGVELFLDDFGTGYSSFAHLNQYSVDKLKIDRSFILDDSRRARRIIRSIVQLARALDIELIAEGIENYRQYHYLRRMGIRQGQGFLFHKPLDPAAASAALQQNQTDRGAASLLRKLGLA
- a CDS encoding DUF4156 domain-containing protein, producing the protein MHTTLRASVSILALLTALMTASACRWVKPVAGAETVDLVPANLVGSCAEIGGVTVSALDKVGFLERHEDEVQEDLASLAKNHAVERGGDTIVRASKLENGEQKFLIYKCQEAGHSDTQAIQPASDSNTAAETVPYEG